The following is a genomic window from Amycolatopsis sp. BJA-103.
CTTGAGGTGCGGCGGGGACAGTGCGGCGGCCTGCCACTGGTTGGTCGCGAGGTACGAGATGCCGAGCATGCCGACGTTGCCGTTGCTCCACGGCTGGACGCCTGCCCATTCGATCGCTTCGTAGAGGTCTTGTGTCTCACGCGGGGAGAAGAAGTCGATCTCACCCTCGCTGCCGCCCGTACCGCGCACGTCGATCCGCACGCAGACGTAGCCTTCCGGGACCCACCGTTCCGGGTCCGGGTATTCCCAGACCTGGTACGCGCTGGTCGACTTCTCCGCCACTTCGGGGTGTTCACGCACGAGCGCGGAGAACGCGGACGCGAACCCCTCCGCGAACGCGAGTCCCTTGCCGTACGGGCTGGCCGCCAGCAGCACCGGGTGCGGCCCGTCGTCGTCCGGCCGGAAGATGTCGACGGCGAGCGTCACCCCGTCGCTCATCGTGATCCGCACATCCCAGTCGACCCGCATGCCGTCACGCACTTCACTGTAGGGCTCGTAGTGCTGTGTCATGGCTTCCTTTCTTCTTCTGTCCTTTGTGGTCAGTCGCGCGCCTTGCCCATCGCGGCCATGGCGACGAGGCCGACGACCGGGATGGCGCACAACTGGATGACCCCGGCGGTTTGCCAGCCGAAGGCGGTTTTGGTGGCCGCGAAGAAATAGCCGGAGAAACTCGCCGGGATGTACATTGCCGCGACGAACAGGCCCGTCGCCCGGCCGACCTTCGCGCTGGGCACCGAACGCTGGATGAGCGCGCTGGTGTTGGTGTAGACGACCCCGGTGAAGGCGACCCCCAGCAGCAGTGAGAACACGAGCTGCGCGGGATAGGTCGTGCCGAGGACGAAGATCCCGGCCCCGCATCCGGCGATCGCGGCGAATCCGGCCACGTTGACCAGCCGCTGGTCGAACCGGTCGGCGAAGATGCCGCAGAAGACCGCCGTGAGCGCGCCGAGCCCGAACATGCCGGCGGCGAGCGCGGTCTGGTCGGAAGCGTAGCCGTGCGTCTCGCGGAGATAGGTGGGATACAGCCCGAGGTAGCCGTAGATGGTGAAGCCCGCGGCGACGGTGGCGATGGTGCAGCAGACGACGCGCCGGTTGAAGAAGCGGACGGCATCGCCCGGTGCCGACGTGGTGCGCGGTTCCTCGTGGCGGCCGATCTCAGTCACCGACCGCGGCACCGCGAAGATGAGGACGACGAGGATCACGAGGCCGATCGCGCCGAACACGTAAAGCGGGACGCGCCAGTCGCCCGTCGAAGACAGGAGCGCGCCGCCGAAGAGCGGACCGGCGAACGCGCCGAGCCCGAACGCGGCATTGATCGACCCGATCGCCACCGCGCGGTTGCGGTGGAAGTACGCGCCGACAGCGGCGTACAGCGCCGCGTTCTGGGCTCCTTCGCCGACACCGGACAGGATCCGCCACACGGTCAGGTCGACGAGCCCGGCCGCCGTCGCCTGCAGCGCGCAGGTGATCGAGAACAGCAGAAGGCTCGCGATGATGATCCGTTTCCGGCCGATCCGGTCGGCCAGATAGCCGGCCGGGATACCGGCCAGGCCCATGCCGAGGGTGAAGATCGTCGACAGCGTCCCGGCCTGGTTGCCGGTGAGCGCGTAGGCCTGCTTGATATCGGGCAGCAGGATGGCGAACACCTGCCGGTCCATCGCGTTGACGAGGTAGGTCAGGTCGAGGACGAGCAGGATGAGCAGGGTCCGGAAGGTCCACTTGGCGGCGCCGGACGCCGGGGTGCTGCCGGTCAGCGTGGAGCCGGCGAGATCGGGGGTGGTCATGGCGGTGCTCCTCGGAGCAGGAGTGGGGTACGGAAAGTCGACGGCACGCGGGCACGTGCGGGATGGCGAACGGGGGTTCGCGCCGTCCTCCGGGACGGCCGGATGGTGCCGGAACGGGATTCAGTACAGGGAGAGCAGTCGCAGGCCGTGCCGCACCTGTTTGAGCCGGTCGTGACGCTCGTGGCGGGCTGCGATCGCCTGGTCGAGTGACACCGGCACGAAGCCGACCGTGTCCGGTGCCTTGAGCTGGGCGAGCACGTCGAGGTCGGCGCTCACGACCGTGCCGATCGTCGCGTAGCCACCTCCGGTCACGGCGTCGCGCAGCAGGCAGATGGCCTCCTCGCCGTTGGGTACCTGCACCGATCCCACCGGGTAGCCCAGGTCGACCACGTTGCTGGGGTTGTCGCCCGCGCCGAACGGGGCTTCACGGTCGACGAACCGCAGTGCCGGCCCGATCAGGCGGCGACCGGTGCGGTCGGATTCGGGCGAGACGGTGAACGTCGAGGAGAAGAACTCGCGGACGCTTTCGTCGGTGAACCGGTGACGGCACAGTCCTTCGACGAGCCGGAGGCGCTGGTGCCCGCCGAGGACGGGACGCAACCGGGGATCGACGGTGCTGCCCGCGCCGGGGCGGAACATCCCGGTCTCGTCGCCGACCGGCAGGATGTCGCCGGAGACGAGCGCCCGGCCGTCGTGCCCGCCGATCGCCGAACTCTGGTAGGTGGACCGGCTCCCGAGGAACGGCTCGGTCCCGATCCCTCCGCGCACCGCGAGGTAGGCATGGCAACCGCTGCGCAGCGTGCCGATCCGCAGCACCTGGCCGGGTTCCACGAACAGTGTCCGCCAGCACGACACGGGCACGCCGTCGACGTCGGCGTCGGCTTCGCCGCCGGTGACCGCCACGGTCGCCGGTTCGGTGAAGCGCAGTGCCGGTCCGATCATGGTGATTTCCAGCGTCGCCGCGTTCTCGTGGTTGCCGGCGAGCAGGTTGGCGCAGCGGTGCGAGTACTGGTCGAGCGCTCCCGAAGGGGGCAGTCCGATGGCGTATTGCCCGTCGCGGCCGAGATCCTGGACGAGGGTGCGGGCGCCGGGGGAGAGGACTGTCAGCATGACAACGCCGCCTCCAAAGTGCGCGGATAGCCTGCCGGGTCGGCGAGGAACTCGGCGAGCGCGAAGCGCACTGGTGCGCGCCGATACCGGTACCGGCCTTCGCGTGAGTCGGTGCGCAACTGCTCGTACTCCTCGCCGGGGACGGGCCGGAAGCTCAGCAGCGTCGAGATCGTGGCGAGCACCTTCGACGTCTCGAACCCGGGAGTCCGCTGGGTGAGGTCGGCGACCGGGACGGGGGAGCGGCCGAGCAGCTGGTAGCCACCGACCCCCGCGGTCGGGTACACGACGGTGAACGCGCCGCCGTGCGCGACCGCCCTGGCCGGGGTTTCCGTCCTCGGCCGCAGGTATTTGGGCGCCTGGATCTGCCGCTCGCGCGGCACGAGCTGGACGCATTCGGTGTTGCCCGGCTTGAAACACGGGAAGGTGACGATGAACGGCGCCGACGTGTGCGCGGTGACGAGGTCGGCCACCGAGGCCAGCCCGTTGATTCGCGCGGTGTAGGCGATGTCCGTCTCCGTCGGCGACTGGTGCCGGTCCCGGAACTTCAGGCAGGTCCGCTCGGTCTCCGGATCCGCGTACCACACGGGGATCTCGACGATCTCCGTGTCCAGCGCCACCGAGCCCGCCTCCCCGAACCGGTCGTGCAAGCGGGCCAGCGCTCGCACGAGTTCGCGCGGGTGCAGCACGTCCGGGTCGGCGCGCACGAGATAGCTCGCGTTGGCCGGGGCGACATCGAGGACGCCGGGCAACTCGCGCCGGGCCAGCTCCCCGGTGATCGCCTGGATCCGCAGCGCTTGCGCGAGGTCCATCCCTTCGCACACTTCGACGAACACGAACTCGTCGCCACCGAAGCTGGCCCGTGCGCCGTCAGCGAAGAACTCGTAGCCGCTCATGGCGCCTGCTCGGGGGCGCGCAGGAGGAATCCCGCCGATTCGAGGCGCCGTCGCACGGCCGCCGCGACCGCGACCGCGTTCGGCCGGTCACCGTGTACGCAAATCGAGCGCACCGGCATCGGGATCACCGTCCCGCCGACCGTGCGGACGGTGCCGCGCGCCATCTCCAGCGCACGATCCGCGATCGCTTCCGGGTCCTTGGTTCGCGGGACCGGCTCGACGATGTTGATCCCGTCCTGGTCGAAGTCGAGGTCGGCCGCGTTCTCCGGGATGACCGGCAACCCCGCCGTGGTGACCGCGCGCATCGCCTCGGTGGGCGCGAACATCAGCGGCACGCCCGGGAGGACCGGTTGGAGTGCCCGCGCGACCCTGGTCGCCAGCTCGGGCGAACGGCAGATCCGCCCCATGAGCGCGCCGTGCGGTTTGACATGGGTGAGGGGCACGTTCTCGACCGCGGCGAGCCCGGCGAGCGCGCCGACCTGGTAGAGGATGTAGTCGACCACGTCGGAGTCGGTCGCGGGCAGCGCCCTGCGGCCGAAGCCGAGCAGGTCCGGGTAGCCGGGGTGGGCGCCCGCGGCGATCCCCGCCTCCCGTGCGCGGATCAGGGACGACCGCATGGTCGCCGGATCGCCGGCGTGATAGCCGCAGGCGATGTTGGCGGTCGTGATGTGCCGGAACAAGGCTTCGTCGTCGCCGAGCGTCCACCGGCCGAAGCTTTCGCCGGCGTCCGCGTTCAGGTCGATCGTCGGTGCGGTCATGATCACCTCCGGATCAGATGGGAAGGATTCGGGCGGCCGAATCGGCGAAGCGTTCGAGCAGCAGTGAGGCGTCGGAGGCGTCGAACACCAGCGGTGGCCGGATCTTGATGACGTTGCCGTGCGGCCCGGAAGCCGACACGAGCACGAAGTGTTCGCGCAGATCGTCCACAAGGGACTGGGCGAGGACCCGGTCCGGGTCCGTGCTTTCCGGTGCGGTCACCTCGATTCCGAGGAACAACCCGGCGCCGCGCACGTCGGCGAGGCGAGGGTGGTCCGAGACGATGCGGGCGAACCCCCGCTTCAGCTGTGCGCCGATCTCGTGGGCGTTGTCGATGAGACCTTCGCCTTCGATGGTGCGGAGCACTGCCGCGGCCGCGGCGATCGGTACGTTGCTGCCGCCGAAAGTGTTGAAGTAGCGCACGTTCCGGCCGAACGCCTGGCCGACCTCGTGCCGCAGCACCGTCGCGGCCACCGGGATCCCGTTGCCCATCGGCTTTCCCAGGGTCACCAGATCGGGCACGACCTCATGCCTGCCGAAGCCCCACCATCCCGTTCCCGTGCGGCCGAACCCCGCCTGGACCTCGTCCGCGAGGTAGACCCCGCCCGCCGCACGGACCTCGGCGGCGAGTACGCCGAGCAGATCCGTCGGAACCGGCTGCACGCCGTCGGAGGAAAAGATGCTGTCCACCACGAGCGCGCAGACCCCGAACCCGTGCCGCCGGAGATCGTCGATGGCCGCCCGGATCTCGGTGCGCAGCTCGGTCACCACCGAGGCGCCCTGCCGCAGGGGGTCCGGCGCGCTGATCGTGCGCACGTGCGGTCCCAGCGGCGAGGTCGGGCCGAGGGACGGGGAGAACGCCGCGACCTCGGCGGTCACCCCGTGGTAGGCGTTGCGCGTGACGATGATCCCGGTGTTGCCGGTGTGCGCCCGCGCGATGCGCAAGGCGAGGTCGTTCGCTTCCGAGCCGGTGCAGGTGTAGGTGACCCGGTCGAGTTCCGCGGGGAACGTCGCGAGCAACCGTTCGGAGAAGTCGAGCAGGTCGGCCTGCAGGTAGCGGGTGTTCGTGGTGAGCAGCGACAACTGCCGGGTGACCGCCTCGACGACGGCGGGATGGCAGTGTCCGAGCGAGACGACGTTGTTGTAGGCGTCGAGGTACTCGTTGCCCGCGGAGTCGTAGAGGTGTACGCCCTTGCCGCGGACGACCTCGACCGGGTTCGTGTAGAACAGCTGGTATCCCGGCCCGAGCACCTTCTCACGCCGGACGAGGAGGTCCCGGATGTGCGGCGGCTGCGCGGCCAAGGACGCGCCGGTGAAGCCGTTGACCATTTCCGGCCCGCGCGGGCGGCTCATCGCCGCGACTCCGCGAGTACCCGTTCGGCTGCGGCGTCCAGACCGGCGAACGTCACTCGGGCCGTCGTCCAATCACGGGAGGCGTGCGAGAGCACATACGCCGCGCGTGCCGGATCCCGCCGGGCCCGCCACGACGAGATGAGCGCCCGCTGTACCAATCGCGCTGACGACAGCAACGGAAGAAGCTCGAGTTCTTCCTGGGCGACCGGCCTGATGCGGAGATAGTGGCGCAGCCACGAAAGCGGGACCGCCCACGGGTCGGCGGCGTCCACCTCGAGAAGGTTCGACAACGCGATCGCGAGGTCGAAGACCACCGCCGTGCGCACCACGTCGCCGAAATCGAGGATCCCGGTCAAGGCTCCACGAGAGCCGACGAGGAGGTTGTGCGGGCTCAAGTCGTTGTGCACCACCTGGGTGTCCAGTCCGGCGGGCCGGACGTGGAGCGCGAATTCGGCGAGCACATCGCGCGCGAGCATCCGGTCCGCACTGTCCACTGTGTCCAGTACGGGAGCGAGAGCGCCGAGATGGCGCAGATCCCAGATCAAGGTCCGTTCCTGGTTCTCACCGCGGAAGCCGGCGAGCGCGCGGATGAGCTGTGCGTGGTAGCCCCCGAAGGGTGCCGGATCGGCCTCACTCCCGCTCAGCGGTTCGCCAGGGAGGTACGACAGGACCCGCAGCAGCCTCGGCCCGCTCGCGTCCAGTGGCGCGATGTCGTGCACGTCCGCTCCGTCCACACCGGACCGGACGACCGGGATCGGCAGGCCGGGTGCGGTGCGCGCGAGGTGGCGCAGCACCGCCGTCTGCAGCGTGAGATCCTCGGCCGATTCGCCCTCACCACCCACCTTCACCAGGTGGCGGGCGTCTGCCGTGTGCAGGACGAAGGTCTCGTCCTTCTCCGAGGCGACGCGTTCGAGCCTGCCGGACAGGCCGTGCACGTCTCGCAGCGCGGCGAGCACCAGCGTTTCGTCGAGGTGCTCCGTGACGGCGTCGAGGCCGCTCGCTGTCACGAGTTCACGGAAGCCGGGCATGGCGGGGCTCCTCACGAAGCCACCCAGCCGCCGTCGATCAGCAGGCTGGAACCGTGGATGTAGGAGGCGGCGGGGGAAGCGAGGAAGGCGACCGCCGGCGCGATGTCACCGACCTCGCCGACCCGTCCGGCGGGGGTGGACTCGAGCATCTGGCGCTCGTAGTCGGAGTCTTCGAGCAGGTGCGCGTTGATGCTCGTCCGCACGTTGCCGGGAGCGACCGCGTTGACCCGGACGCCCCGCGGGGCGAATTCGGCGGTCAGTGACTTGACCAGCAGCTCCACCGCGCCTTTGGTCGCGCAGTAGGCGCTTGAGTTCGGGAAACCGACGTGCCCGCAGATGGACGAGACGAAGATGACGCTGCTGCCGTCACCGAGGTGTCCGGCGGCCGCCCTGGTCAGCCGGAACGGCGCCCGGACGTTGGTCGCCCACTGGTCGTCGAGCTGCTCGTCGGTGGTGTCGGCGAACGGCGTCGGCAGGAAGATCCCGGCAGCGTGCACGAGCACGTCGATGCCCCCGAAGCGCGCGAGCGTGCGGTCGACGACCTTCCCGGGACCGGCGCCGGTCGTGAGGTCGGCGGCGATCGGCTCGGCCTCCGCACCCGCCGCCCTCAGCTCCGCGGCGACCGTCTCGAGACGACGCGCGTCCCGTCCCACCAGGGCGACCCGGGCACCGGTGGCACCGAGTTCACGCGCGATCTGCGCCCCGATGCCCGAACTCGCGCCCGTGACGATGGCGACCCGGTCGCGAAGCGTCTGTGTGCTGCCAGCCATGAATACTCCCTCGGCCGCTTAATGTAAGAAAACTTACGTTAACGAGGAGTATGCGCCAGGGGAACAGCTAATGCAAGATTTCCTGCGGTAAGGCTCAGGCCGTGCGCAGCGCCCGGTCCACCAGGGCGTCCAGGTCCTGGTCAGGGGACTCGTACCCGAAGACCGCGCGCAGGTAAATAGGTGCGAGCACGACATCGAAGATGTGGGCGACCGTCGGCGGCTTGCCCCCCGCCGCCTCGACCCGGTCCAACGCCCGCTGCATCTGAGTGGTGCGCTGCCGCAGATACCGGGCGGCGTCGTCAGCGGTCGGAGCGGGCTTGCCACCGGCGAGCGGGGAGGTGGCCGCGGCGAGCGCGTGGAACAGCGCGAACCCCTCACGCGTCTTCACCTGTCCGGCGACCGCGTGTGCCCAGTCGAGCAGATCACGGCGCAGGTCGCCGCTGTCCGGAAACGGCGACTCCTCGTTGAGCTGCGTGACCGCGACGTCGAGCACCAGCGACTCGATCCGCCCCCAGCGCCGGTAGATCGTCACCTCGTGCACACCCGACCGCTCGGACACTTCCCGCACCGACGGCTGGTCATGCCCCTCGGCGAACAACTCGCGCACCGCGGTGTGCACCGCGGTGCGCGTACGGGCCGTACGGCCTCCAGGGCGAGTGTCTGCCATAGAGCCAGGCTAACGTCCGCTGGCGGGGCTGTCGTTGGAGCCACGTCGTCTCCGATTGGGCTCCGTTGCCGACGTAGAGTGGTTCAGCGGCTGCCGAGTTCTCCCTTGGTGAACCCGTGTTTGCGTGCCACGAGCACCGTGGCGAGTGCGGGGACGAGCAGTGCGAGCGCGACCCAACTCAGCCAGGACGCATCCAATCCGCCGAGGACGAGGCCTCCGATGATGCCACTACCGGCGATTCCGATGTTCCATCCGGTGGTGAGGAGTGCCTGGGCGACATCGCCGGCGTCACCTGCTGCTTCGGCGACCGCGGTCTGCAGCAGGGTGGAGGTGCCGCCGAACGCGAGCCCCCAGAGCGCTGCGCCGGCGTAGACGAGCGTAGGCACGCCGGAGAAGATGCCGAGCAGCAGCGTGCATGTCGCGAAGAGCGCACACGCGAGAATCATGAGGAGGCGCAGGTGTCGATGGAGGAGCGCTCCGGTGATCCAGATGCTCACCAGTGACACCAGGCCGAAGGTGAGCAGCACGGCGTCGACTTGACTTGCCATGCCGAGTGGCGTGAGGAACGGGGCGATGTACGTGTAGAGGATGCTGTGGGCGAGTACGAACGTGAGGGTCACGAAAAGCACGGGCGCTACACCGGGAATGCGGAAGGTGCGGGTGAGCGGGAGCCGTGAGCCCTTCGCCTGTCCGGGAAAGTTCGGCACCGCCGCGATGACCCACACGATCAACGCGAGCGTCAGGACGGTCATGATCCCGAACGCGTATCGCCACTCGATGAGCTTGGCCAGAAGCGCCGCGGCAGGAACTCCGATGGACAGGGCGACGATCGCGCCCGACATCGCGATCGCCATTGCCTTGCCGCGCTGATGTGAGGGAACCATCCGTACCGCGTACCCGGCCAACAGCGCCCAGAGCAACCCGCCGACGATGCCGCCGAGGAACCGGGCGGCCAGCGTAAGCGCGAAGCTCTCGGAGAACGCGGTGACGGTGTTGGCGATCGCGAATCCTGTGATCGCCACCAGCAGCAGGTGTCGGCGCGGCCAGCCGATCGTCGCCTTGGTGAGCGGGATCGCGGCGAGGATCGCCCCGATCGCGAAGACGGTCACACTCTGTCCGGCGGCACTCTCGCTCACACCCAGGTCTCGGCTCATCGCGGGAAGCACCCCGGCGGGCATCGTCTCGGTCAGGAGCGTGATGAACCCGGTGGTGGCCAACGCCAGAAGAGCCGCCAGCGGGAGCCGGGCGTTCGTCGTCGAGTGAGTTGGCAGAGTCTGGGGTCGTGTCATGGCCCTATGATCAATGAGTGACATTAGTGTGAAGGTCAAATGCGGTATCCGCCGAGTCACATGAAACCAGCCCGCAGAGGCGAGGAGAGGGACATGCGGATCGGTGAGCTGTCGACGCGCACGCGGACTCCGATGAGGTTGCTGCGCTACTACGAGGAGCAGGGACTGATCGAGTCGGATCGACTGCCCAACGGATACCGGGACTATGAGGAGTACGTCGTCGACCGGGTTCTCCAGGTGCGAGGCCTGCTCGACGCGGGGCTGCCCACCCGGATCATCAAGCAGATCCTGCCCTGTCTGAACACCCCGCGCACGATCCACATGCCCTACGTCACGCCGGACATGGTCGCCACGCTCGAACACGAACGCGACCGCATGGCCGAAAAGATCGCATGCCTCACCAAGAACCACCGAGCCATCACCGACTACCTCGACGCCGTACGCGGCGATATCCGAGTCTCCTGACCGATATCGGGCCCCCTGGTCAACTGCGGTCAGGTTCCCTCGTCCGGAGCGCCTCGTCAGAGGTGGACGTCGTGGCGGGAGGAGACGTTCAGTTTGCGGCGAACCTTGACCACATACTCCTCGACCGTGCGACGGGACAGGAACAGGGCCTGTGCGATTTCCTGGTTGGTGTGGCCGCCTGCCAGGAGGCGGGCGACGTCCTGTTCGCGCGGGGAGAGTTCGCTGCCGTATCCGCGTCTGCCACGAGGCGATGGGGTGGCTGTGCCGGTACTGCGGGCGCGGTGGCGGCAGCGGGCGGCGTCGACCGTGGCGCCCAAGGCGTCGTAGGACTGGGTCAGGGCTTCGAGCACCGCGGCGTCGGTGAAGGTTTCACCCTCGGCCTTCTCGGCGAGTTGGGTGGCCCGGTAGGACAAGCCCAGGTCCCAGTGCTGGTCGATTGCTTCCCGGTAGAGCCGGCCTGCCTCTTGATGGTCGTTCGTGGCCGCGGTCAGCCGCGCGCGGCAGGCGGTCAGTCCCGCCTGGGCCAGTGGGGCGTCGACTCCTCGTAGACCATGGGCTGTTTCCGAGACGAGCACCCGTGCCGAGTCGACGTCGTCGACTGCCAGGTGGTAATCGACGGCCTGGGGCAGGATGTCGCCCGACCACATCCACGCGCCCTTGTTCCGCAGCATCATCACGCCGCATCTCACGTGTTCCTCCGCCGCGGCGGTCTCGCCCCGGCTGAGGAGCATGCCGGCCATACCGCCTGCCGCCGAGATGCCCACCGGGAAGACCTGCGCCGTCGGGTGCGAACCCGTCGCCGCCTGGAAAGCTTTCTCCGCCCGCACCCACTCGCCCCGTGCCGTGGCCAGCCAGCCTCGCGTGAGGTGCAGGTCCGTGGTCAGCAGCAGGTCTTCATAGCTTTCGATCAAGCGGTCGAGTCGCTGTTCCAGTCCCTGCCATCGTCCACTGAGCCAGTCGAGCCGGGCCGCCGTGGCCTCGGCGGTGCCGACGACGTAAGAGGACCCACTCCGCTTGGCCAAGGTGATCCCGCCGCGCAGGAACTCCCGGGCCTTGGAGTAGTGCCCGATCCACGAGCAGGCATCCGCCAGGTTGCAGTGGGCCCGAGCCAGATGGTGGAGTTCGTCGGGGTCGTGCACATCCGATGGCGACGGCAGCCGGGAGATGCGCCCCCAGGTGCTCGGGTCTCCGACGATCAGCCGCCCGCCGAGCGTCGTGGCCAGCAGTGCGGTGCACAGTGCCCGGGTGGGCAGGTGGTCGAGGGTCGCCTCGACCCGGTCGAGCGACTTCCGGTGCTCGGCGATGGACGCGGACCCCAGATACGGCCCGGCCATCGCCGCCATGCCGCGCACCGTGCATTCCGGCTGGTCGCCGAGCAGGCCGAGGGCGAGGGCGATCTCCTCGGCGCCGCGGTCGAGCGACCCGGTCTCTCGCTGCAGCAACAGCCCGAACCACAAATGAACCTGGGCTCGGACGTCCGGGGCCAGGCGCGGGTCCACGAGCAGGCTTTCGACTCGCGCGGTCATCATCCCGCCGGGTAGTCCCGTCAGGGCGTAGTCACAGAGCTTGGTCGCCAGCCGGTTCGCGACCTCGGGGCTGGTCTCGGCATCGCCCAGGATCTCGACCAGCACGTCGACCGCGGTGGACACGTCGTTCGCGTCCTCCGCGACTTTGGCGGCGAGTTCGCTGTAGCGCAGCCACTCGGCTTTCATGCCTGCCGCTTTGGCGTGGGCGGACAACCGGGCGACGGGTGCATGGTCGAGGGCGGACAGCGCCGCCAAGGCGCGTTCGTGCAGCTCCCGCTTTCGCGGACCCGGCAGCGACGCGTACACCGCGCGCCTGGCGATGTCGTATCGGAAACCGTATCTGTCGGCCGTTTCCTCCACGAGCACACCGGACTCCAGCGACGCGATCAGGTGCGTCGCGGTCACCTCTCCCGCCACGGCGCCCATCACCTCGGGGGTCTCCGGGACACCCAGCACCGCGGCGGCCTCGGTGAGGGTCCGCGCGGCGTCGGGCAAGGCACCCAGCCGCTCTTCGATCGCCTCCGCCACCGAGGCAGGCACGTCCATTCCCTCGAGGACCCGCCAAGCCAAGTCACCTTCGGCGCGCACGTCCCGCACCGGGTCGCGCAGAGCCCGCACCGTTTCCTCGACCACGAAAGGGATCCCCGCCGTCTCGTGCAGGACGGCTTCGGCGAACCGACGCGACGTCACGGTGGCTCCCACCAGCGCGTCGATCATGGCGCGCACGTCCGCCGCACCGAAGGGGCGCAGGACCAGATCGAGCCCCGTCACTCCGTGCGGCAGGTGGAAGGAGTGGC
Proteins encoded in this region:
- a CDS encoding MFS transporter; this translates as MTTPDLAGSTLTGSTPASGAAKWTFRTLLILLVLDLTYLVNAMDRQVFAILLPDIKQAYALTGNQAGTLSTIFTLGMGLAGIPAGYLADRIGRKRIIIASLLLFSITCALQATAAGLVDLTVWRILSGVGEGAQNAALYAAVGAYFHRNRAVAIGSINAAFGLGAFAGPLFGGALLSSTGDWRVPLYVFGAIGLVILVVLIFAVPRSVTEIGRHEEPRTTSAPGDAVRFFNRRVVCCTIATVAAGFTIYGYLGLYPTYLRETHGYASDQTALAAGMFGLGALTAVFCGIFADRFDQRLVNVAGFAAIAGCGAGIFVLGTTYPAQLVFSLLLGVAFTGVVYTNTSALIQRSVPSAKVGRATGLFVAAMYIPASFSGYFFAATKTAFGWQTAGVIQLCAIPVVGLVAMAAMGKARD
- a CDS encoding biotin-dependent carboxyltransferase family protein, whose amino-acid sequence is MLTVLSPGARTLVQDLGRDGQYAIGLPPSGALDQYSHRCANLLAGNHENAATLEITMIGPALRFTEPATVAVTGGEADADVDGVPVSCWRTLFVEPGQVLRIGTLRSGCHAYLAVRGGIGTEPFLGSRSTYQSSAIGGHDGRALVSGDILPVGDETGMFRPGAGSTVDPRLRPVLGGHQRLRLVEGLCRHRFTDESVREFFSSTFTVSPESDRTGRRLIGPALRFVDREAPFGAGDNPSNVVDLGYPVGSVQVPNGEEAICLLRDAVTGGGYATIGTVVSADLDVLAQLKAPDTVGFVPVSLDQAIAARHERHDRLKQVRHGLRLLSLY
- a CDS encoding 5-oxoprolinase subunit B family protein, which translates into the protein MSGYEFFADGARASFGGDEFVFVEVCEGMDLAQALRIQAITGELARRELPGVLDVAPANASYLVRADPDVLHPRELVRALARLHDRFGEAGSVALDTEIVEIPVWYADPETERTCLKFRDRHQSPTETDIAYTARINGLASVADLVTAHTSAPFIVTFPCFKPGNTECVQLVPRERQIQAPKYLRPRTETPARAVAHGGAFTVVYPTAGVGGYQLLGRSPVPVADLTQRTPGFETSKVLATISTLLSFRPVPGEEYEQLRTDSREGRYRYRRAPVRFALAEFLADPAGYPRTLEAALSC
- a CDS encoding 5-oxoprolinase subunit PxpA — protein: MTAPTIDLNADAGESFGRWTLGDDEALFRHITTANIACGYHAGDPATMRSSLIRAREAGIAAGAHPGYPDLLGFGRRALPATDSDVVDYILYQVGALAGLAAVENVPLTHVKPHGALMGRICRSPELATRVARALQPVLPGVPLMFAPTEAMRAVTTAGLPVIPENAADLDFDQDGINIVEPVPRTKDPEAIADRALEMARGTVRTVGGTVIPMPVRSICVHGDRPNAVAVAAAVRRRLESAGFLLRAPEQAP
- a CDS encoding aspartate aminotransferase family protein, with protein sequence MSRPRGPEMVNGFTGASLAAQPPHIRDLLVRREKVLGPGYQLFYTNPVEVVRGKGVHLYDSAGNEYLDAYNNVVSLGHCHPAVVEAVTRQLSLLTTNTRYLQADLLDFSERLLATFPAELDRVTYTCTGSEANDLALRIARAHTGNTGIIVTRNAYHGVTAEVAAFSPSLGPTSPLGPHVRTISAPDPLRQGASVVTELRTEIRAAIDDLRRHGFGVCALVVDSIFSSDGVQPVPTDLLGVLAAEVRAAGGVYLADEVQAGFGRTGTGWWGFGRHEVVPDLVTLGKPMGNGIPVAATVLRHEVGQAFGRNVRYFNTFGGSNVPIAAAAAVLRTIEGEGLIDNAHEIGAQLKRGFARIVSDHPRLADVRGAGLFLGIEVTAPESTDPDRVLAQSLVDDLREHFVLVSASGPHGNVIKIRPPLVFDASDASLLLERFADSAARILPI
- a CDS encoding phosphotransferase, coding for MPGFRELVTASGLDAVTEHLDETLVLAALRDVHGLSGRLERVASEKDETFVLHTADARHLVKVGGEGESAEDLTLQTAVLRHLARTAPGLPIPVVRSGVDGADVHDIAPLDASGPRLLRVLSYLPGEPLSGSEADPAPFGGYHAQLIRALAGFRGENQERTLIWDLRHLGALAPVLDTVDSADRMLARDVLAEFALHVRPAGLDTQVVHNDLSPHNLLVGSRGALTGILDFGDVVRTAVVFDLAIALSNLLEVDAADPWAVPLSWLRHYLRIRPVAQEELELLPLLSSARLVQRALISSWRARRDPARAAYVLSHASRDWTTARVTFAGLDAAAERVLAESRR
- a CDS encoding SDR family NAD(P)-dependent oxidoreductase, translating into MAGSTQTLRDRVAIVTGASSGIGAQIARELGATGARVALVGRDARRLETVAAELRAAGAEAEPIAADLTTGAGPGKVVDRTLARFGGIDVLVHAAGIFLPTPFADTTDEQLDDQWATNVRAPFRLTRAAAGHLGDGSSVIFVSSICGHVGFPNSSAYCATKGAVELLVKSLTAEFAPRGVRVNAVAPGNVRTSINAHLLEDSDYERQMLESTPAGRVGEVGDIAPAVAFLASPAASYIHGSSLLIDGGWVAS
- a CDS encoding TetR-like C-terminal domain-containing protein, with amino-acid sequence MADTRPGGRTARTRTAVHTAVRELFAEGHDQPSVREVSERSGVHEVTIYRRWGRIESLVLDVAVTQLNEESPFPDSGDLRRDLLDWAHAVAGQVKTREGFALFHALAAATSPLAGGKPAPTADDAARYLRQRTTQMQRALDRVEAAGGKPPTVAHIFDVVLAPIYLRAVFGYESPDQDLDALVDRALRTA
- a CDS encoding MFS transporter, with the translated sequence MTRPQTLPTHSTTNARLPLAALLALATTGFITLLTETMPAGVLPAMSRDLGVSESAAGQSVTVFAIGAILAAIPLTKATIGWPRRHLLLVAITGFAIANTVTAFSESFALTLAARFLGGIVGGLLWALLAGYAVRMVPSHQRGKAMAIAMSGAIVALSIGVPAAALLAKLIEWRYAFGIMTVLTLALIVWVIAAVPNFPGQAKGSRLPLTRTFRIPGVAPVLFVTLTFVLAHSILYTYIAPFLTPLGMASQVDAVLLTFGLVSLVSIWITGALLHRHLRLLMILACALFATCTLLLGIFSGVPTLVYAGAALWGLAFGGTSTLLQTAVAEAAGDAGDVAQALLTTGWNIGIAGSGIIGGLVLGGLDASWLSWVALALLVPALATVLVARKHGFTKGELGSR